A region of Moorena producens PAL-8-15-08-1 DNA encodes the following proteins:
- a CDS encoding CinA family protein — MADTSDSAQTCLRGLLYMDNGCSTVDYMSIDYTPLMNEKAESFLKEIKARQLNVVTAESLTSGMIISTIVNIPLYGSYTYGGFSTYDSDAKRKMLGVKKGDVYTETTARQMAAGALKNSRAMVSIAVTGNAGPVDKNKLEDLGVVNAAVSIRTTSESQDSEIHEQPIVFNTRHRRMALCDGDGLPMTEVVCQQYRSEAEADPKGYVSAPTLSMTRKLIRQNVVIDALELAKQHLQNFVCTSDGDNVTCKTLDSMCQEPYDGRYIRYGEPTWVIKEHIERCPVGMVKRRRKR, encoded by the coding sequence ATGGCTGATACCAGCGACTCAGCTCAAACCTGCTTACGAGGGTTACTGTACATGGACAACGGTTGCAGTACAGTAGATTATATGTCCATTGATTACACTCCTCTGATGAATGAAAAAGCTGAAAGCTTTTTGAAAGAAATTAAGGCACGGCAGCTTAATGTTGTCACAGCGGAGTCTCTGACCAGTGGCATGATTATTTCCACAATCGTCAACATTCCCCTCTATGGTTCCTACACCTACGGTGGATTTTCCACCTATGATAGTGATGCTAAGCGCAAGATGCTTGGGGTCAAAAAAGGCGATGTTTATACAGAAACCACAGCTCGACAAATGGCTGCTGGTGCTTTGAAAAATAGTCGGGCGATGGTCTCTATTGCAGTTACCGGAAACGCCGGACCGGTTGACAAAAATAAATTGGAAGACCTCGGTGTTGTCAACGCAGCGGTTTCTATTCGCACCACCTCTGAGAGCCAAGACAGTGAGATCCACGAGCAGCCCATTGTCTTCAATACCAGGCACCGGCGCATGGCACTTTGCGATGGTGATGGATTGCCAATGACTGAAGTTGTTTGCCAACAATATCGTTCCGAAGCTGAGGCCGACCCTAAGGGCTATGTATCAGCTCCAACCTTGTCCATGACCCGGAAATTGATTCGGCAAAATGTGGTGATTGACGCTTTGGAACTGGCGAAACAACACCTCCAAAACTTTGTCTGTACCAGCGACGGGGATAATGTGACTTGTAAAACTCTCGACTCCATGTGTCAAGAACCCTATGATGGCCGTTACATCAGGTACGGTGAACCAACTTGGGTGATCAAGGAGCACATCGAGCGTTGTCCAGTGGGTATGGTAAAGAGAAGACGGAAAAGGTAA
- a CDS encoding cupin-like domain-containing protein: MNILSSYNIKNKRARVPKVEQLSKEEFYGNYVQKNTPLVICGGVKHWDAIHLWTNEYLEQVVGFNTVDVETSRDQFEGRIFDDAEKVYMPFSRFLERLTLPEGETDYFVGNWLFPALVNNVPDIDLFHAFDVFYKRRMLMTRGGNRIAFHHDWYENLLCQVSGYKKLTLVDIAETAYMYSKDGEEHANYSPIDIHQPDYQQYPLFAQATLYETEIYPGDVLYIPCSWWHTVDSFQRNIALSFSFYEANSELLLVLSKMFQKNAFALSVDDTEALQNIFDNDDNPSQKIKRIKNYAKNHKLSTILLMFNQRNKLLFKR; this comes from the coding sequence ATGAATATATTATCCAGCTACAACATAAAAAATAAAAGAGCGAGGGTTCCCAAAGTCGAACAACTATCCAAAGAGGAGTTCTACGGAAACTATGTGCAAAAGAATACTCCATTAGTTATTTGCGGAGGAGTAAAACACTGGGATGCCATTCACCTGTGGACGAATGAGTATTTGGAGCAGGTTGTGGGGTTTAATACAGTAGATGTCGAAACATCCAGAGATCAATTTGAGGGGAGAATTTTCGACGATGCTGAGAAAGTTTATATGCCTTTTTCCAGATTTTTAGAGAGATTAACCCTTCCAGAAGGGGAAACCGACTATTTTGTTGGTAATTGGCTATTCCCAGCTTTGGTCAATAATGTCCCAGATATCGATCTCTTCCATGCCTTTGACGTATTTTACAAACGTCGCATGTTGATGACCCGAGGAGGAAATCGTATTGCCTTTCACCATGACTGGTATGAGAATCTTCTCTGCCAAGTCAGCGGATATAAGAAGTTGACGCTGGTCGATATTGCTGAAACAGCTTATATGTATTCAAAAGACGGAGAGGAACATGCCAACTATTCACCTATTGATATCCATCAACCAGATTACCAACAATATCCTCTTTTTGCACAGGCAACTTTGTATGAAACCGAAATCTATCCCGGAGATGTCCTCTACATTCCTTGTAGTTGGTGGCATACAGTGGATAGTTTTCAACGCAATATTGCCCTTTCGTTCTCATTTTACGAAGCCAATTCCGAATTACTGTTAGTTCTCTCGAAAATGTTTCAAAAAAATGCCTTTGCTTTATCGGTAGATGATACCGAAGCTCTGCAAAATATTTTTGATAATGACGATAATCCTAGCCAAAAAATAAAACGGATTAAAAACTATGCTAAAAACCATAAATTGTCAACTATTTTACTAATGTTTAACCAGAGAAACAAGCTTTTGTTTAAACGTTGA
- a CDS encoding glycosyltransferase: MHVFIQTLGSRGDVQPYVALGKGLKAAGHTVTVCTSASFELFIREHGLTYGYMTDEMMKLMNSDQGRDAMENTTNLWEIIKLTRKLSKQVAPMQRMMLKDTWNSAQQANPDLIIFHPKTYGGPHFAEKLGIPVIMAVPLPMLVPTAEFPNMGFPKWPLGGWYNKLTYRFVNRLMEFSAGKPVKEWRADHDLPPQPGNFNILRTTTGEQIPVLYCYSKFVSDEATDWPESVVATGYWFLDQQDTWQPPAELQNFLDAGNPPVYVGFGSMAGRDPQRLTEIVIEGLQQANVRGIIATGWGGLVVDDLPDSILKIDSAPHDWLFPRMAAVVHHGGAGTTAAGLRAGRPTIICPFFGDQPFWGERVHALGVGSKPIPQKTLTPEKLATAIREVTTNQTIRQNAEALGKQIRDEDGIANAIAMIESRLG, translated from the coding sequence ATGCATGTATTTATCCAAACACTAGGTTCCCGTGGCGATGTCCAGCCCTATGTGGCATTAGGCAAAGGTTTAAAAGCAGCAGGACATACCGTCACAGTCTGTACCAGTGCCAGTTTTGAATTATTCATCAGGGAGCATGGCTTAACTTATGGCTATATGACCGATGAGATGATGAAGTTGATGAATTCAGATCAAGGTCGCGATGCCATGGAAAATACGACCAACCTCTGGGAAATCATCAAACTCACTCGCAAGTTATCTAAACAAGTTGCTCCCATGCAACGGATGATGCTTAAGGATACTTGGAATTCCGCACAACAAGCCAACCCTGATCTGATCATCTTCCACCCCAAAACCTATGGGGGCCCTCATTTTGCGGAAAAATTGGGCATTCCCGTGATCATGGCGGTTCCCTTGCCGATGCTGGTGCCTACCGCTGAATTTCCTAACATGGGCTTCCCGAAATGGCCTTTAGGGGGCTGGTATAACAAACTGACCTATCGCTTCGTCAATCGATTAATGGAGTTTTCAGCAGGCAAACCTGTTAAAGAGTGGCGAGCTGACCATGATTTGCCACCCCAACCCGGCAATTTTAATATTCTGCGTACCACTACCGGTGAACAGATTCCGGTTTTATATTGTTACAGTAAGTTTGTGTCCGATGAAGCTACGGATTGGCCTGAGAGTGTGGTGGCAACAGGCTACTGGTTTCTAGACCAACAAGATACATGGCAACCACCGGCTGAGTTACAGAATTTCCTTGATGCTGGCAATCCTCCGGTTTATGTCGGTTTTGGCAGTATGGCTGGACGAGATCCCCAGCGGCTGACGGAAATTGTGATTGAAGGCTTACAGCAAGCCAATGTGCGGGGTATTATTGCTACCGGTTGGGGTGGCTTGGTTGTAGATGACTTGCCCGACAGCATTTTAAAAATTGACAGCGCTCCCCACGATTGGCTTTTCCCCCGTATGGCGGCAGTGGTGCATCATGGTGGGGCTGGCACAACCGCTGCTGGCTTACGGGCAGGTCGTCCGACTATCATTTGTCCCTTTTTTGGAGACCAACCCTTTTGGGGCGAGCGTGTTCATGCCCTTGGTGTGGGCAGTAAACCGATTCCCCAAAAGACATTGACTCCCGAGAAGCTGGCTACTGCTATCCGCGAAGTGACGACAAACCAGACCATTCGGCAAAATGCTGAAGCCTTGGGAAAACAAATCCGCGATGAAGATGGCATTGCTAATGCGATCGCTATGATTGAATCTCGATTGGGTTAG
- a CDS encoding XisI protein, producing the protein MKQYVIIDAERTHFLLFNEGWKGKKRVHGVVTHVEIRQSKLWIHYDGIEDGITDELVAAGVPKDHIVLAFHPPHLRQHTGYAIA; encoded by the coding sequence ATTAAGCAGTATGTCATTATTGATGCCGAGCGTACTCATTTCCTACTGTTTAATGAAGGATGGAAGGGCAAAAAAAGAGTCCATGGCGTTGTCACCCATGTTGAGATTCGTCAGAGCAAACTCTGGATTCATTATGATGGCATCGAAGACGGCATTACCGATGAACTAGTTGCGGCGGGTGTGCCAAAGGATCATATTGTCCTCGCGTTTCATCCTCCCCATTTACGTCAACATACTGGATATGCGATCGCATAA
- a CDS encoding cupin-like domain-containing protein, translating to MEREVPVLTSITQAEFYQDYFLKNTPCLIRGGAKDWPAVKKWHSDDYLEKLAGNRKILKTTSIRHDFGFNHQSPMEYLKFGEFLAHYQDHPQYYINDSDIPSILVQDMGNHELLEGFNRLEHYHKRTGFFLGAGEQYAPLHYDDEENIYVLIDGEKEFPLFDIADFRKMYAYDHIDSPDFSPVDVNNVDDQAFPLFKEVTRYNAHLYPGDMLYVPGYWWHSVRSQGRNMALSYVRTDRISQLMAYIKLVKNDALPISESDKQTMLTMLENREETAIHTQQELPNEGDLMEWDIFYLYLKLGLLYEYLKNKQEDISPVEKAFKRVKPMVESELHSGNYSYPVLYLMQNFYRMNAGIFEV from the coding sequence GTGGAAAGAGAAGTACCTGTATTAACTAGTATTACCCAAGCCGAATTTTATCAAGATTATTTCCTCAAAAATACTCCGTGCCTGATTCGGGGTGGGGCTAAAGATTGGCCAGCTGTTAAAAAATGGCATTCTGATGATTATTTAGAGAAACTTGCTGGGAATAGAAAAATTTTGAAAACCACATCTATTCGCCATGATTTTGGTTTTAACCACCAATCTCCCATGGAATATCTGAAATTTGGCGAGTTTTTAGCTCACTATCAAGATCATCCTCAATATTACATTAATGACTCCGATATACCGAGTATTTTAGTTCAAGACATGGGCAACCATGAACTATTGGAGGGATTCAATCGGTTAGAGCACTATCATAAGCGAACCGGATTCTTTCTCGGTGCAGGAGAACAATATGCGCCACTCCATTATGACGATGAGGAAAATATCTATGTTTTGATTGATGGCGAGAAAGAGTTTCCTCTCTTTGATATCGCAGATTTTCGCAAAATGTATGCTTACGATCACATAGATAGTCCAGACTTTTCGCCAGTAGATGTGAATAATGTGGATGATCAAGCCTTTCCCCTCTTTAAAGAAGTCACCAGATATAATGCTCATCTTTATCCAGGGGATATGTTATATGTTCCCGGATACTGGTGGCATAGCGTCCGTTCCCAAGGTAGGAACATGGCATTGTCTTATGTAAGAACCGATCGGATTTCGCAATTAATGGCCTATATAAAGTTAGTCAAAAACGATGCTTTACCGATCTCTGAATCAGACAAACAGACTATGCTGACTATGTTAGAAAATCGAGAGGAAACGGCGATTCATACTCAGCAAGAGCTGCCAAATGAAGGTGATTTAATGGAGTGGGATATTTTCTATTTATATTTAAAACTGGGTCTTTTGTATGAATATTTAAAAAATAAGCAAGAGGATATTAGTCCTGTTGAAAAGGCGTTTAAACGTGTTAAGCCTATGGTTGAAAGTGAACTTCATTCAGGTAACTATAGTTATCCAGTTTTATATTTGATGCAAAACTTTTATCGAATGAACGCTGGTATTTTTGAAGTATAA
- a CDS encoding cupin-like domain-containing protein, with product MSKGEKILQNYYANERIDYLDASVSSRTIIDDYLYQRKPVIIRGLIDDWEASKKWSFSWFQEKYGNIYTNVFPSGNEAKSSQMRLKKMFAKMQQGEILYSSLYTKELFPIISPDYPIAGTILSDTKFNWLLDLPKPIHGDMNVIFIGNTGTGIKNHQDSMGTHLWSAQIMGTKRWIVSPPEESEFMYEGKADWLKREESIEKYPKFKEAKALDFILETGEILILPVGWWHQTEILSDSISITHDIVNETNYHHYISELNQSHHIDPKVETFYRASQSIQANWSAQLPQIKTTPIERISYSISFEELLEKYLIPHQPVILQNQINHWPALHKWNLDYFRERFGNAFIQYFHGHDDKSKKIRLRKYLETNFDQPHYSMWCLDDFYDILAEDFDTIEPLNNQEKDWILELPKQELNALTWIFMGTKGSGIANHSDRLGQHVYSAQISGRKRWIIHPPEDEKWMYDGQVDLTNPDLVKYPLYMNASAPYDFVLEPGEVLILPNAWWHQTLTLSDSISLSHDFMNVSNIDSFLERMEARKGEKYMKSETMKPIISHWKDKRDSLRKQKSDQNLIVETV from the coding sequence ATGTCTAAAGGCGAAAAAATTCTCCAAAACTACTATGCTAACGAAAGGATAGATTACCTAGATGCTAGTGTAAGTAGCCGCACAATTATTGATGATTATCTTTATCAAAGAAAACCGGTTATCATTCGAGGTCTAATTGATGACTGGGAAGCAAGCAAGAAGTGGAGTTTTTCCTGGTTTCAGGAAAAGTATGGTAACATTTATACCAATGTTTTCCCTTCTGGCAACGAAGCTAAGTCATCTCAAATGAGATTGAAAAAAATGTTCGCTAAAATGCAACAGGGAGAAATATTATACTCTAGCCTATATACAAAAGAACTATTTCCCATAATCTCCCCAGATTATCCCATTGCCGGGACAATTCTTTCCGATACTAAATTTAACTGGTTATTGGATCTTCCCAAACCTATTCATGGGGACATGAATGTAATTTTTATTGGCAATACTGGCACGGGCATTAAGAATCATCAAGATAGTATGGGCACTCATCTCTGGTCAGCTCAAATTATGGGCACAAAGCGCTGGATTGTTTCTCCTCCAGAAGAATCAGAGTTTATGTATGAGGGTAAAGCTGACTGGTTAAAACGAGAAGAATCGATTGAAAAATACCCTAAATTCAAGGAAGCAAAAGCCCTCGACTTCATTTTAGAGACTGGTGAAATCTTAATTCTTCCTGTTGGGTGGTGGCATCAAACTGAAATTTTATCAGATTCTATTTCCATTACCCACGATATTGTCAATGAGACAAATTACCACCATTATATTTCCGAACTCAATCAATCTCACCATATCGATCCTAAAGTAGAGACATTTTATCGCGCCAGTCAGTCAATACAAGCAAATTGGTCTGCTCAACTTCCCCAAATAAAAACGACTCCTATTGAGCGGATTTCTTACTCCATTTCTTTTGAAGAGTTGTTAGAAAAATACCTCATTCCTCATCAACCAGTTATTCTCCAGAATCAAATCAATCATTGGCCAGCTCTGCACAAGTGGAATTTAGATTATTTTCGAGAGAGGTTTGGCAATGCTTTCATTCAGTATTTCCATGGTCACGATGACAAGTCTAAGAAAATACGATTAAGAAAGTATCTGGAAACCAACTTCGACCAACCCCATTATTCCATGTGGTGTCTGGATGACTTTTATGACATCCTTGCTGAAGATTTTGATACAATTGAACCCTTGAATAACCAGGAAAAAGATTGGATTTTAGAGCTACCTAAACAAGAATTAAATGCCTTGACCTGGATTTTTATGGGAACTAAAGGTTCTGGGATTGCCAATCATTCGGATAGATTAGGACAGCATGTGTATTCTGCTCAAATTTCCGGTCGCAAAAGGTGGATAATTCACCCCCCTGAAGATGAAAAATGGATGTATGACGGTCAAGTTGACTTAACCAATCCCGATCTAGTTAAATATCCGCTTTATATGAACGCATCTGCGCCTTATGATTTTGTTCTCGAACCAGGTGAAGTATTAATTTTACCAAATGCTTGGTGGCATCAAACCTTAACTTTATCAGATTCTATTTCCTTGTCCCATGACTTTATGAATGTTTCCAATATTGATTCTTTCTTAGAAAGAATGGAGGCGAGAAAAGGGGAAAAATATATGAAATCAGAAACGATGAAACCGATTATTTCCCATTGGAAAGACAAACGAGATAGTTTGCGAAAGCAGAAAAGTGACCAGAATCTCATTGTTGAAACAGTTTGA
- a CDS encoding cupin-like domain-containing protein, with product MLNLSIEQRSNHHPINLKNPIPVAEVKTIDKETFANEYVAKHRPVIIRQGIQHWQAMQWEDDYLKQVVGEQPLKVDIFSYSQEGKVNLKDSLQEKMSVTDFIERYQSIDKNYYILDQNLFPVLHQDLGTHPVLETFPISRRRTLFWGNGGQKSHLHYDDNENIMCQCDGEKEFLLFDITDFKYLYPATPEEFRSAIDLDRLDSSQFPLLKHATPYVARIKKGDILYVPCYWWHRVSSFGRNIAVSYIINETMAQRLNVVEKLVDCDTLPVDESVKNDLLAIIKSEQKASKRNAQLKKYHRKYLKEQGTSYYFHQIFRRLIEESLFDILYGHSTY from the coding sequence ATGTTAAATTTAAGCATCGAACAGCGTTCAAACCATCATCCAATCAACCTCAAAAACCCAATTCCTGTAGCGGAGGTAAAAACGATTGATAAGGAAACTTTTGCCAATGAGTATGTTGCCAAGCACCGCCCCGTCATTATTCGCCAAGGTATTCAGCATTGGCAGGCCATGCAGTGGGAAGACGACTATTTAAAACAAGTCGTCGGAGAACAACCACTCAAGGTTGATATCTTTTCCTATTCTCAGGAAGGAAAGGTAAATCTTAAAGATAGTCTTCAGGAAAAGATGAGCGTCACCGACTTCATCGAACGCTATCAAAGTATTGATAAGAATTACTATATTTTAGACCAGAACCTATTTCCTGTTTTACATCAGGATTTGGGAACTCATCCTGTTTTGGAGACTTTCCCTATTTCCAGGAGAAGGACGTTGTTCTGGGGCAATGGCGGTCAAAAATCCCATTTGCACTATGATGACAATGAAAATATCATGTGCCAATGTGATGGGGAAAAAGAATTCCTGTTGTTTGATATCACCGATTTCAAATATCTGTATCCAGCAACCCCTGAAGAGTTTCGTTCTGCTATCGATCTCGATCGGCTTGATTCTAGTCAATTTCCTCTCCTTAAGCATGCCACTCCTTACGTAGCTCGCATTAAAAAAGGCGATATTTTGTATGTTCCTTGTTACTGGTGGCATCGCGTAAGTTCCTTTGGCAGGAATATTGCAGTGTCTTACATCATCAACGAGACAATGGCTCAACGGCTCAATGTTGTAGAGAAATTGGTAGACTGCGACACCCTTCCGGTGGATGAATCGGTCAAGAACGACTTACTGGCTATCATTAAATCTGAGCAAAAAGCTTCTAAACGTAACGCTCAACTGAAAAAATATCACCGGAAATATCTCAAAGAGCAGGGAACTTCTTACTATTTTCATCAAATTTTTCGCCGTTTAATAGAAGAAAGCCTTTTTGATATTCTCTACGGTCATAGTACCTACTGA
- a CDS encoding ABC transporter ATP-binding protein produces MKYVLQIFQIIKYPYVKHAVILVTVLLLIIPDIIEPLIIQNLFDNVFPNKDINLLIVMVLAFGVARLFGFLLEILEDYLSASFGPQIIFSIRQKLYSHLQKIDFITYSETPNGELVSRLLNDVNYLEEFLLVVFPSTIENILTVSLITLLLVKFNLLLALVLIPLSCLLNFAYKIKDKEIEELSAINRQYISEFQKFFNENIELHYLIKVFCLEKNRLKKHTKITQNYIRNNIQFVTLSKLVESLAELIPLTSKIVLYGLGGYLLITNQITLGSLIAFDYLLGLLVEPLSSVFKVNLQLQATIPAIKRILEYLELDTEKEGDLTVKKINYLKFEKVYFEYQNGQPILENLTFDIKAGQNIAFVGTSGAGKTTITNLLFRFYNPKEGSIKINDIDISSLKIKSLRQALGVCSQDTLLFNTTIKENLKYGNLNATDREIIEACKLSHIHHFLETLPEKYETVVGERGIKLSGGQKQRLAIARAILKNPQILILDEATSHLDSESENIIQESLKTVAEGRTTIIIAHRLSTVVNCDRIFVLNQGKIVEEGKHQELLKSQGVYYKLWHEQFRFDPIQ; encoded by the coding sequence ATGAAATACGTTTTACAGATTTTTCAAATTATCAAATACCCCTATGTCAAGCATGCAGTCATTTTAGTAACAGTACTATTATTAATAATTCCTGACATCATAGAACCCCTTATTATTCAGAATCTTTTCGATAACGTTTTCCCCAACAAAGATATTAATTTATTAATTGTAATGGTTTTAGCTTTTGGGGTAGCAAGGCTTTTTGGGTTTTTACTAGAAATCCTGGAGGATTATTTATCTGCTTCTTTTGGGCCACAAATAATTTTTAGCATAAGACAAAAATTATATTCTCATCTTCAAAAAATCGATTTTATTACTTACAGTGAAACACCGAATGGTGAACTGGTATCCAGATTACTTAATGATGTGAATTATTTAGAAGAATTTTTATTAGTAGTTTTCCCTAGTACCATCGAAAATATATTAACTGTCAGTTTGATAACTCTATTATTAGTTAAGTTTAATTTGCTTTTAGCTTTAGTATTAATTCCGCTATCATGTTTATTAAATTTTGCCTATAAAATCAAGGATAAAGAGATAGAAGAATTAAGCGCTATAAATCGACAATATATTTCTGAATTTCAAAAGTTTTTTAACGAAAATATAGAACTACACTATTTGATAAAAGTATTTTGTTTAGAAAAAAATCGATTAAAAAAACATACCAAAATTACCCAAAATTATATCAGAAATAATATTCAATTTGTTACCCTATCCAAACTAGTAGAATCTTTGGCAGAACTTATACCTCTAACTTCAAAAATTGTTTTATATGGATTAGGAGGATATCTTCTCATAACTAATCAAATTACCTTAGGTAGTTTAATTGCTTTTGACTATTTATTGGGTCTTCTTGTGGAGCCTTTATCTTCGGTTTTTAAGGTTAATCTACAGTTACAAGCTACCATCCCAGCTATCAAAAGAATTCTGGAATATTTAGAACTGGACACAGAAAAAGAAGGAGATTTAACAGTCAAAAAAATAAATTATTTGAAATTTGAAAAGGTTTATTTTGAATACCAAAACGGTCAACCCATTTTGGAAAATTTAACCTTTGATATCAAAGCAGGTCAAAACATCGCTTTTGTAGGAACTTCGGGGGCAGGAAAAACTACAATAACTAATTTATTATTTAGATTTTACAATCCCAAAGAGGGTTCAATCAAGATTAATGATATTGATATTAGCTCTCTAAAAATCAAATCATTAAGGCAAGCTTTAGGAGTCTGTTCTCAAGATACATTGTTGTTTAATACAACAATCAAAGAAAATTTAAAGTACGGAAACTTAAACGCAACAGATCGAGAAATTATAGAAGCTTGTAAGTTGTCACATATTCATCATTTTCTTGAAACTTTACCAGAAAAGTATGAAACTGTAGTTGGCGAAAGAGGCATCAAACTTTCTGGAGGACAAAAGCAGAGGCTTGCTATTGCTAGAGCAATCTTAAAAAATCCTCAAATTTTAATTCTGGATGAAGCCACATCTCATCTTGATAGTGAATCAGAAAATATTATCCAAGAATCACTTAAAACCGTTGCCGAAGGTAGAACAACAATAATCATTGCTCACCGATTATCCACAGTGGTAAATTGCGATCGCATATTTGTTTTGAATCAGGGCAAAATTGTGGAAGAAGGAAAACATCAAGAACTCCTGAAAAGTCAAGGAGTTTATTATAAACTTTGGCATGAACAATTTAGATTTGATCCGATTCAGTAA
- a CDS encoding UPF0175 family protein, with translation MSIVISDAILQASQLTPSEFRSRIALHLFQTGRLTLNYASRLAHMEPNEFRQFLKQRKIPLYSYDVEDFELDLKNLRELGRL, from the coding sequence ATGAGTATCGTTATTTCAGACGCAATCCTACAAGCATCCCAGCTTACCCCAAGTGAGTTTCGCTCCCGAATTGCATTACACTTGTTCCAAACAGGTCGCCTAACACTAAACTATGCCAGCCGACTGGCCCACATGGAACCCAACGAGTTTCGCCAATTTCTTAAGCAGCGCAAAATTCCGCTTTACTCCTACGATGTTGAAGACTTTGAACTTGACTTGAAAAATTTGCGGGAGTTAGGAAGGTTGTGA